The genomic segment GCGAGAACAGCGACTCCTGCATGCGCGCGCCGCCCGAGGACGAGAAGCAGATGTAGGGACTGCCCTGCTGAATGGCGGCCTCGACACCGCGAACGAATTTTTCACCGACCACCGACCCCATCGACCCGCCCATGAAGGCAAAGTCGAACGCACTGGCGACCAGTGGAAGGCCGTGCAGACGACCGCGCATCACGATCAGCGCATCGCGCTCGTCGGTGCTGGACTGAGCGGCCTTGATACGGTCCTTGTAGCGCTTACCGTCCTTGAACTTGAGGGGGTCCAGCGGGCTGACGTCCATCGCCAGTTCTTCACGCCCGTCTTCGTCGAGAAACTGCTGCAAGCGCGCGCGACCGCGAATCGGTCGGTGGGCACTGCATTTGGGGCACACCTCAAGGGTGCGCTCCAACTCGGTGCGGTACAGCGCCGCGTGGCAGCTGTCGCACTTGATCCACAAGCCTTCGGGCACGTTGCGCGTGCGCTGCGCGGCGCTGACCAGCTTGGAACCGGTAATTTTATCGAGCCAACTCAAGACCGAACCTCCGAAAACGGACGGGAATCATACGGCTTACCCACCACCCTACCCTGCATCCATGGCACGGCGCAGTGCCGCCAATGTTGCCGTCAACTGTGCCGGCAGCCCATCCGGTTGATCGACGCCTTCGGCAATCTGGTTGACCAGCGTGCTGCCGACCACCACGCCATCGGCAACGCGCGCCACGGCGGCGGCGGTTTCCGGGCTGCGAATGCCAAAACCAACGGCCACGGGAATCTGCGTCACCCCGCGCAGTGCGGCGACCTGGGTCGCCACTGCATCGACATCAAGATTGGCGGCGCCGGTGACGCCCTTGAGCGACACGTAATACAGGTACCCCGCCGCGTGCTCAGCGATGGTCGCGACCCGCGCGATCGGCGTGGTGGGCGACACCAGGAAGATCGGCGCCAACCCGCGTGCGGTCAGCGTCGGCAGATAAGCGTCGGCTTCTTCAACGGCAAGGTCGACAATCAGCACGCCATCGACCCCGGCATGGTCGGCCGCGTCGGCGAAGTCGGCCAAGCCGAAGCGCTCGATAGGATTGAGATACCCCATCAGCACCACCGGCGTTTGCGCATCGGTCTGGCGAAATTCGCTCACCAGCGCGAGGGTGCGCCGCAACGTGGTGCCGGCTTTGAGCGCCCGCTCGCAGGCCAGTTGAATCACCGGGCCATCGGCCATCGGGTCAGAGAACGGCATGCCGAGTTCGATGATGTCGGCCCCGCCGGCCACCAAAGCGTGCATCAACGCGACGCTGTGACCGGGGTGCGGGTCACCGGCGGTGATGTACGGAATCAGGGCCTTGCGGCCGTCGGCCCGAAGCCGCGCAAAGGTGGCGTTCAAGCGGCCAGACGCCGAGGATTGGGTACTCATGTGAGGGAAATGCCCTCGCGCTTGGCAATGGTGAAAATATCCTTGTCGCCGCGACCCGAGAGGTTGACCACGATGTGCCGATCAGGCCCTAACTCAGTCGCCAGCACTTTGGCGTAAGCCAGCGCGTGGGACGGTTCCAGCGCCGGGATGATGCCCTCGACGCGGGTCAACTCATGGAAGGCGGCCAGCGCGGCGTCATCGTTGATCGCCACATAGCGGGCGCGCCCACTGTCCTTAAGCCACGCGTGCTCGGGGCCGACGCCGGGATAGTCCAGGCCCGCCGAAATCGAATGGGTGTTCGAAATCTGGCCGTCAGCGTCGGCCATGATGTAGGTCTTGTTGCCGTGCAGCACGCCGGGCGTTCCGGCCGACAGTGGTGCAGCATGGTCGGGCGTGTCGATGCCGTAACCGCCGGCCTCGACACCGACCAACTCAACGCCGTCCATGCCGATGAATGGGTGAAACATGCCGATGGCGTTCGAGCCACCGCCGACGCAAGCGACCAGCACGTCCGGCATGCGACCGATGCGCGCCGGGCATTGCACCAGCAGTTCGCGGCCGACCACGGCATTGAAGTCGCGCACCAGCATCGGGTACGGGTGCGGGCCGGCCACCGTGCCGATCACATAAAACGTGTCGTCGACGTTGGTCACCCAATCGCGCAGCGCCTCGTTGAGCGCGTCCTTGAGCGTCTGCGTGCCACTTCGAACCGGAATCACCTCTGCGCCCAGCAGTTTCATTCGATACACGTTGGGCGACTGCCGCTCGACGTCTTCAGCGCCCATGTAGACCACGCATTTCAGACCCAGGCGCGCGGCGATGGTGGCGCTGGCCACGCCGTGTTGGCCGGCGCCGGTCTCGGCAATGATGCGGGTCTTGCCCAAATGCTTGGCGAGTAGGGCCTGACCGACGGTGTTGTTGATCTTGTGCGCACCGGTGTGGTTCAGGTCTTCGCGCTTGAGCCAGATCTGCGCACCGCCCCACTTCGCCGTCAGGCGCTCGGCGTGATATAGCGGGCTGGGCCGGCCGACATAGTGTTTGAGGTCGTTGTCCAACTCGGCCAGGAACGTCGGGTCGTCCTTGAGACGCGCGTAGGCCTCGCTGAGCCGCGCCAACGGTTCCATCAGGGTTTCGGCGACAAACTGACCGCCGTAGGGGCCAAAATGCCCGCGGGCATCCGGAAAGTCATAGGGCATAGCGTTCAACCTAATGCGTCCGCAGCGCGCACCGCCGCGACAAAGTCCACCATTTTGCCGGAATCCTTGATGCCCGGCCGCGACTCGATGCCGCTGGAGACATCCACCGCAAATGGTCGCGCGACGGCGATGGCCTCGGCCACGTTGCCTGGGTGCAGTCCGCCCGCCACGATCAGGGGCATCGGCAGGCGCTGCTGCGCAGCTTGCCAGTCAAAGGTTTCACCGCTGCCGCCCATTGCCCCCGGTGCATGACCGTCTAGCAACAACGCCCCGGCGCCGGCAAACGCGGCGGACGCGGCAACAAGATCGGCCCCACCCTTCATCGCCAGCGCCTTGAACCAGCGCCGACCGAAGCGCGCGCAGTCGGCAGCAGACTCGCTGCCGTGAAACTGCAACCAGTCGGGCGAGAACGTTGCCAGCGCAGCGTCAATCCACTCGGCCGGGGCGTCCTTGAACAAGGCCACGCTCGCCACCCCCGGCGGCAGACGGTGACGCAGGGTCTCGGCGATCCCGGCATTGATCGCGCGCGGGCTTTGCGGCACCAGCACGAAGCCCACGAGGTCGACGCCCAGGGCCACGGCCAGATCAAGGTCTTCGGCGCGGGTGATGCCGCAAAACTTGATGCGGGTGCGGTGGGGGCGTAACTGTGCGGCGTCATTCATGGCGCAATTATGAGCCCGCCGGGTAAGGCCAGGGCGGCGGTGCAGGAATCTCGAACGCGAGCGGGTACCGCGGTCCGACGAAGTACAGACCATCGGCGGCGGCGGTCATGCCGGCGAGGCGGCGGTCACGCGCCGCCAGCACGTCGGCGATCCATGTTTCGGGCCGGCGGCCGAGACCCACCTCGACCAGGCTGCCGACAATGTTGCGCACCATGTGGTGCAAAAACGCGTTGCCGAGGACGTGGATCCCGATCATGACGCCGTCGCGCACGACATTGACGTGGGCCAGTTCGCGCACCGGGTTGGGCGCCTGGCAGCGGGTGTCGCGAAAGCTGGAAAAGTCATGCCGCCCCACCAGCGCCTGTGCCGCACGATGCATGGCGACCTCGTCGAGCGGGCGCATCTCCCAGGTGGCGCGCCCACCCCACAGGGCGCTGCGCGCGCGTTGGTTGAGGATCAGATAGCGGTACTCGCGGGCACTGGCCTCAAAGCGGGCGTGAAAGCGATCCGACACGGGCATCGCCCAGCGCAGGCTGACATCGGGCGGCAGCAGGCTGTTGGTGCCCAGCAGCCATGCGTAGGGACGCCGCGCGGCACTGCTGTCGAAGTGAATCACCTGTTGCAGCGCGTGTACGCCGGCATCGGTGCGTCCGGCGGTCACGATCTGCACCGGATGATCGGCGACGGTGCTCAAGGCCGCCTCGACGGTGCCTTGCACGGTCGTCTGGTCGGGCAGCCGCTGCCAGCCGGAATAGCCGCTGCCCAGATATTCGACGCCCGCAGCCCAGCGCTGATTCATCGCGGCCAAAGCCAGACCCCCAGCACCAGCAGCACCAGCAGTCCCCACTCCCAGAGCCGTGGCCAGGGCAAGGCCAGCACGTGATGCGTCGAGGTCGGCGGCTGGCGCTCAATCTCTGCAATCCATGCTGCCGCGAGGTCCAGCCCCTTGAGCCCCTGCGCCTTGAGCTTGCGGTAGCGCGCCTCAACCCCATCAACCGCCGACAGCGTAAAGGCCAGCAGCGCCGTGGCGCGGCCGGTCGGCACGCCGAGGCGCGACAACGGCGTCAGCAACTGGTCCAGGGCGGCCACCAGTTGCGGCACCGGGGTGACCGACAGCAACCAGTAGACCGCCGCCAACAGGCTGACCAACACCAGAATGCGCCGACTGCCTTCCCACAAGCCTTCCCAACTGAGGCCGGGTGTCCAGGGCGTCAGGGCTTCGCCAGGGGTAAAGCCGAGGTAGAGCACGACAATACTGAGCAGCAGCCAGCGCAGCCGCATCACACCGAAGCGAAGCCGCCGCAGCGCACCGGGCTCGGTGACGGCATAAGCGGTGATCAAACCGAAGGCCAGCACCAGCAGATCGGCCAGCGGCAGGCTGCTGAGCGCCGGCGCGATGATGATCAGCATCAACACCCGGGTGAGCGGACGCAAGCCACGCCCGGTGCCCGCCACCACGCTCAACCCAGCCGCGACATCAGGCTGCGCGCCTCGTCCTGCTGGGTGTCGTTTCCTTCGACCAGCACTTCGCCGAGCAGCGCGCGCGCCATCTCGGCATCGCCCATGTCGACGTAGGCACGGGCAAGATCGAGCTTGGTGGCCGCTTCGTCACCGGTTCCCAGCGAATCGCTGTCGGCTTCGGCGTCGGTCTCTGGCGTCAGCTCCTTGTCGAGCGCGAAGTCGTCGAGCTTGAAGTCATCAAGGGCATCCAGCTCATCAATCGCCGGACCCGGCTCGGCGGCCTGCAACGGGGTCGTCGGCACTGCGGGCGGCGGCGCGTCGTCGAAACCGCTGAGGTCAAAATCGACGCCAGGGTCGTCGCCTTCTGCCGCCGGCGGAGTCGCAGGGGCTGCAGGGGCTGCAGGGGCTGCGGCAGGCTCGGGGGCATCAAACTTTAGGTCGAAGCCAATGAAGTTTTCCGGCGCCGAAGGGGTGGCGCCCGGGGCTTGCAGCACGTCGGACGGATCGGGCGACGGCAGGTCGTCGAGGCTGAAGTCGAGGCCGCCATCGTCCGGCAGCGGGGCCGCGGGCGACTCCACATCAACAACGGCGTCCTGCGCCGCCGCATCGGCAGCAAACAGCGGCGCGTCAGGCGCGACCCGGCGGCCGGCTTCGACCAGCGCCTGCCACTGGGCGTCATTGACGTGGGGCTTGGCGTCTTTGGCGGCAGCGATGAAAGCGCGCACGCGCCCGGCATCGAGCAACACTTCGGCGCGCTTGACCAGCCATTCGGCGCGGTACGGGTCACCTTCCAGCGCCGTGTCGAGCGCGTCGAGCGCGTCGTCGTAAAGGCCAAAGGACATGTGCGCGTCGGCCTGCGCCAAGGGATCATCATCGATCGCCGCGGCGGGCGTGGTGTCGGCCGGAATGTCGGGAAGTTCGGGTGTCGGCGTTGGTGTCGGCGCGTCAAGCTCTGACAGCAGCGCGTCCGCCTTGGCCCAGCCACTCTCAGGGTCGAGACCGGCATCAAAATCATCGTTGAAATCGGACTCGACTGGATCACGCTGCGATGACGTCTTGTCGGCAGGCGCGTCAATCACCTGTGCGGCGTCAAAATCGGGAATGTCGTCAAGGTTGGCGGGGTCGGCCTGCGCACGGGTCCGCTCGGCATCGGCCTGCTCTTCGGCATAGGCAGCCATGAACAGTGCCTCGGCTTCGTCGGCCTGGCGCTGCGCAGCCTCAACCGAGGCCGGCGGTGCCGCGCTGACGGCAGCACCCCCCCCGACAGCGGGGGCAGCATTGAGGTTGGGCGACGACTTCTTCGGCGCAGGCGGAGGCGGAGGCGGAACGACACTGGCCGTGTCGGCGCTTGCCTGGCGGCGGCGGCGAACCAGCAGCACGACAATCAAGCCGACCACGATCACCAGCAGCAATAACGGCCAAAGCGGCACGCCAGGCGACGCATCAGCGCCCGAGCCGCTGACGGCGGGTTCGGCAGCGTCGCGCTCGGTGTCGACCGCCAGCGGGTCATCGACGTCGCCGACGCCGTCAACGCCGCCGGTTTGGGCTTCATCAGGTTCCGCGCCGGTGTCAAGGTCGGAATCCGGGCCAAGACCCGCATCATCGAGGCCGGTTTCGGCATCGTCCATCGCCGACGGGTCTGCTGTGCCGGCAGCGGTGTCAGCGTCGGCATCCGCTTCGGCAGGGGCGCCCGGTAGGGTGCCATCAACGGCCGGAGCAGCCGCGCTGGCATCGTCGGGGTTGTCGTCAGCCGCCATCGGCGCCGGCGTTGCACTGGGGGTGGCGGTCACCGTCGGCGTGGCCGTCGGGGTCGCGGTGGGCGTCGATGTGGCGGTGGGTGTCGATGTGGCGATGGGCCGGGCCGTGGCTGCCGGCGCCTGGCGCGGCGCGGCAGACGCCGCTCGGCCGTCGATACGGCCACTGCGACGCATGGCGGCGACGGCGGCCTGCGCTTCCTGCGCCGAGGTCCTGAGCATGGCGTCGCGGCTGGGGACATCGAGTGTGACGTTCTTCATCAGGCCTTCAAACCGACCCCGATCAAACGCCGTCGGGTTGGCCATGATCAGCGCATAGATGACCTGGTTCATCTCGACGTCGGCGTCCGGGCGCACGGCGGTGGCCACACCCCACAGGGTTTCGCGCGGCTTGACGGTGTACTGCTGGGTCGCGGACGGCGTCGGCGAAGGCGCGTCGCTGGCGGTCGTCTTCGCGGGCGGGGTTGCCGACGCGCGGGTGGGCACAGCCGTTGGCGCGGCGGTCGACACCTCGGTTGGCGTTACCGTGGGTGCGGCCGTCGGTGCTGGCGTGGCGACCACGGGCGTCGGGGCGGGCGACCGCGTGGTCGGCGACGGCGTGGCCACTTGGCGCGGAAGTGTCGGGGGCGGCGCGGGTGTGTCGCTGCTGCGGCCGGCAATGATCGGCGGCGGCGGGTCAAGCAAGACGGTGTACTCGCGAAGCACGCGGCCGGTGGCCGAGCGCACGTCAAGCAAGAAGGTCAGAAATGGTTCGCGCACGGCGCGCGAGGCGTTGATCTCGATGCGTGGCGGGCTGCCCGCGACCACTTTGAACTCAAGGTTGCTGAGGTAATCGGCGCGCTCGATGCCCATGCGCTCAAAATCGGCACCGTCGGCGAGCTTGACGCGCACGGCATCGACGTCGTCGGTGGGCACGGCCAGCAATGGAATCTGCGCCACGAACGGTTGGTTCAACGCGGACCGCACCTGTATCTCGCCCAAGCCGAGCGCCATGGCGGTCGACGTACCGATCAGAGCGGCAACGCTCAGTGACGCAACCCAAAAACGACGCATTTCCCTCTCCCTTGGATTCAGGCGGCTTGGCAACCTGACGCGGTCAGCCCTGATAGATCACACGAACTTTAAACCGCAGTTCCTTCAATTGGCTGAAAAACTACCGGACTGTAGAACCGCACAGCCGTCGCAGCAAGCGTGCAGCGGGTTCGGCGGCGCCGATTCCCAGATTGTCGGCCACCACCGCCAACTGTAACCGGCGCTCTGCAACATGCACATCGCGTACCCGTACGCCGCCGTCGGACGCCATCAAGGTGACCGGCGAGGGCACCTCGTCTGTGGCGTCGCTGACCACCACACCGGGAATTTTCGCCAGACAGGCGCACACGGCTGCGGCGTCAATCGTGTCGCTCTCGAGGGTGATGAAGACGCTGATCGACAGGCCGACAAACACCGGCACATCCCAGCATTGCAACTGGATGCGGCGCTCGGCACCGGACCAAAAGGCTGCGGCAGCCGCGGCATGCCGCTCCGGCGCCGGGGCGACCGGCAGGGTGTTGAAGGCGATGCGTTGCGGATAGACCCCGGCGGGGGGGTCACGAAAGTTCAAGACCGCAGCGGTCTGTTGGCCAAGAATCTCCAGCGCGGCGCTGCCCCGTTCCGAGGCGGGCTGCATCACCGAGGCCGTCACGGCACTGACGCCAAACGCGGCGTGCAAAGGACGTAGCAACTTCGCGAGCACCACCCAGCCACTGCTCGCCAGTTGCAAGCGCTGCGACGGCAGGGGGTCATCCGCCGCGACCATGACTGGCCAGCCGTCTTCGCCCGCATCGTTCAACCCCAGTGCGGCAACGCCCTGCCTGGCCAAGGTCGCGAGTCGCGCCGCTGCCCCAGGCACCGAGCCGTCGGCGCAGGCCGCAGCGATGCCGTCGGGCAAGTCGTCGTCAATATCAGCGGCGTTGACCGCCAGCACCGCACGGCGCGCATGACCCGCGTCGGCCAGGGCGTCAATCAGCAATTCGCCGACCGGGCTGTCGGCGCCGAGGACGGCGATCAGCGGATCGGCGCTCAAGCCTTGAGACCGGGCGTGGTCAACAGGATGCGCAGCATGCGCCGCAGCGGTTCGGCGGCGCCCCACAGCAACTGGTCGCCAATCACGAAGGCCGACACGTACTGCGGGCCAAGATTGAGCATGCGGACGCGCCCCACGCCAATCTCCAGCCCACCGGTGATGGCGGCGGGAATCAGCTCCTTGACCGTGACCTCGCGCTCGTTGGGTACCCACTTCACCCAGTCATTGCCGGAGCGGATGATGCGCTCAATCTCGCCAAGCGGGATGTCCTGGTGCAGCTTCAACGTCAGTGCCAGGCTGTGGCAACGCATGGCACCGATGCGCACGCACAGGCCGTCCACCGGCACCGGCTTGGCATTACCGAGGATCTTGTTGACCTCGGCCTGACCTTTCCATTCTTCCTTGCTCTGGCCATTGTCGAGCTGGGCATCGATCCATGGAATCAACCCACCCGCCAGCGGTGCACCAAAGTATTCAGTGGGCACTTCGTTGTTGATGGCCTGAGCCACCTTGCGGTCGATGTCGAGAATGGCCGAGGCCGGGTCGGCCAGCTCGGCGGCTACGGCGCCGTGTACTGCGCCCATGCCGGTGAGCAGCTCGCGCATGTGGTTGGCCCCGCCACCCGACGCCGCCTGATAGGTCATCGAGCTGACCCAATCCACCAATCCTTCGCGGAACAGCCCGCCCACACCCATCAGCAGGATGGAGTTGGTGCAGTTGCCGCCGATGAAGTTCTTGATGCCGCGCGCCAGTGCGTCATCAATCACCTGGCGATTGACCGGGTCAAGCACGATGACCGCGTCGTCCTTCATGCGCAGCGTCGAGGCGGCGTCAATCCAGTAGCCGTTCCAGCCGCTGGTGCGCAGCTTGGGGAACACGGCGTGGGTGTAGTCGCCGCCCTGGCAGGTGATGACCACGTCCATTGCCGCCAGTGCAGCAACCTCGTTGGCGTCTTTCAGGGCTTGCGTGGTGCAGCCTTCAATCTGCGGACCGGCGCCGCCGACGTTCGAGGTCGAAAAAAAGTGTGGCTCGATCAGCCCGAAGTCACCCTCGGCCTGCATGCGTGCCATCAGCACCGACCCCACCATCCCGCGCCACCCGACAAATCCGACTTTGGTCATCACGTCCATCCTGTTTTACGTTCAAAGGGCTCATGTAGGTCGGCCTTCAGGCCGACTTCGAACCTTGCCTGTCGGGTTGAAACCCGACCTACTTGGCTGCTGTTCTGTTCCAACACACAAATCAAAATATTTAACGCAAAGGCGCAAAGGGAAAAAGCGAGGACGCGAAGAGAAACAAAAAAATCAGGGAAGACCCTGTCAGTGCGCACAGTTTCCTCATCGGTTTCTTCTTTGCGTCCTTTCTTTCCTCTTTGCGCCTTTGCGTTGAAATGTTTTTGACTCTTCTCAACCGCCCGTCATCGCCGCCAAAAACGCCGCGCCCATTTCGCGCGTGCCGATCACCTGCTCGCCTGGCATGGCGATGTCGCCGGTGCGGTGGCCCGCCTGCAGCACGGCCTTGACGGCGGCTTCAATGCGGCCGGACACGTCGGGACGATCAAAGCTGTACTTGAACATCATCGCCACCGACAGAACGGTCGCCAACGGGTTCGCCTTGTTCTGGCCCATGATGTCGGGCGCGCTGCCGTGAATGGGTTCGTAAAGCCCCTTGTTGTTCACGTCGAGCGAGGCCGAGGGCAGCATGCCGATGGAGCCACCGAGCATCGAGGCTTCGTCAGACAGGATGTCGCCAAAAATGTTGCCGGTGACCATCACGTCGAACTGCTTCGGCCGTTTCACCAACTGCATGGCGGCGTTGTCGACGTACATGTGGGTCAGCTCGACGTCGGGGTACTGCGACGACAGGCCGATCATCACTTCACGCCACAGCCGTGAGGTGTCGAGCACGTTCTCCTTGTCGACACTGCAAAGCCGCTTGCTGCGCTTTTGTGCGGCCTGAAAGGCGACGTGACCGATGCGCTCGATCTCAGAGCGCGCGTAATGCATGGTGTCGAAGCCTTCGTCTTCGCCGTCGGCATTGGTGCGACGGCCGCGCGGCTGACCAAAGTAAATGTCGCCGGTGAGCTCGCGGAGAATCAAGATGTCGAGTCCGGCAATGATCTCGGGCTTGAACGACGAGGCCGCCGCCAGCGCTTCATAGGCCAGCGCGGGGCGCAGGTTGGCGAACAGAGCCAGATCCTTGCGAATGCCGAGGATGCCGCGCTCGGGGCGCAGCTCGCGCGGCAGGTCGTCGTACTTCGGGCCGCCGACCGCGCCCATCAGGATGGCGTCCGCGGCGCGCGCGGCCGTCTGCGTCGATTGCGGATACGGGTGGCCTTCGGCGTCCACCGCCGCGCCGCCGAGTAGGCCGAACGACCAGTTCAGGGCTTCGCCCTCGGCCTTGAGCAGTTCCAGCACCTTGACCGCTTCGGCCATGATTTCGGGGCCGATGCCATCGCCGGGGAGGATGAGGATGTTCTTGCTCATAGTGCGTCTCGTCAGTCGTGGTGAAGTGCGGCGTCAGGCAAACAACCAAGGCGTCTGCGCGCGACGCTTGGCCTCGTAGGCACGGATGGCATCGGCGCTTTGCAGGGTCAGGCCAATCTCGTCGAGGCCATTGACCAGGTTGTGCTTGTGGTGCGGATTGATGTCGAACGCGAAGCTTCGTCCATCGGGCAGACGCACCTGCTGAGCCGGTAAATCAATGGTGATACTTGCGTTGGCATCGGCGTTCACGACCTCGAACAATGCCTGCACTTCGTCCTCTTTCAATGCAACCGGCAGCAAGCCATTTTTGAAGCAGTTGGAGAAGAAGATATCGGCGTAGCTGGGCGCAATCACGGCGCGAAAGCCCTGGTCGTCCAGCGCCCAAACCGCGTGCTCGCGCGACGAGCCGCAGCCAAAGTTGTCGCGCGCCAGCAGAATCTCGGCGCCCGCGTGCTTGGCATCGTTGAGCACGAAGTCGGGATTCAGCCGCCGCGTCGCGGGGTCAACATCCAGGGTGCCGGGGTCGAGGTAGCGCCAGTCGTCAAACAGGAACGGCCCGAAGCCGGTGCGCTTGATCGACTTCAGGTACTGCTTGGGAATGATCGCGTCGGTGTCCACGTTGGGACGATCCAGCGGCAAGGCCTTGGCGGTGACTTGGGTAAAGGCTTTCATGGCTCACCTCGAAAAAACGATTCAAAAGTAGTGAAAAAACAACATCAAATGCTTCAACGCAAAGGCGCAAAGAACAGCCAAGAAAGGACGCAGAGAAAACAAGAAAACAAAAAACTTCTTTGTGTTCAGCGACAATTCCCGCTTCACCCCAAGTCTTCGGCTTTGCGTCCTTGCTTCTCCCCTTTGCGCCTTTGCGTTAAGAGCTTTTATCTCTCAATCCGCCAACAAAAAATGGGCATTGGCAGCCGCCACCGGCTTGTCGGGGTTGTCCACCCAGGCAGTGACGTTGACGGTTGCCACGCGGCGGCCGTGGCGGGTGATGCTGGCGCGGGCCAGCACAAAGTCGGTGTCCTGCGCGCCACGCAGGTATTCGTGCGTGACGTTGATGATTTTCGGCATGCGCTGTAGCTCGGGCAGCAGCAATAACTGCGCGGTGGCGGTGAGTTCCATCAGCGCGCCGATGGCGCCGCCGTGCACGGCGCGAATGAGCGCGTTGCCGTAGTGCGAGGGGTTGCAGGTCAAGCGGCCGATCAACTCGGTGTCCTCGCCTTCAACTGAAAACCCCAAGAACCGTGCATAGGGAATCTGCACGATCAGCGGTCGCAGCTCTGCCACGGTGTGCACGTGCTGCATTTGTTCAATCAGCGACACGGTGCACCTTCCAGGTGGTGGGATCACCCTCACGGGCATGACCCGAAACCTGGTCCTGAAACACGACGAACGAAGCGACACCGATGGCGATCAGGTCTTCCGGGTCACCGTCATGTGCGACCGCACGGATAAAAGCGATATGTTTGGTCAAACGATCTACTCGCGCGTCACAGAACACGGTGGCGCCCGACTGGGCCGCACGCAAGTAATCAA from the Polycyclovorans algicola TG408 genome contains:
- the truA gene encoding tRNA pseudouridine(38-40) synthase TruA — protein: MNQRWAAGVEYLGSGYSGWQRLPDQTTVQGTVEAALSTVADHPVQIVTAGRTDAGVHALQQVIHFDSSAARRPYAWLLGTNSLLPPDVSLRWAMPVSDRFHARFEASAREYRYLILNQRARSALWGGRATWEMRPLDEVAMHRAAQALVGRHDFSSFRDTRCQAPNPVRELAHVNVVRDGVMIGIHVLGNAFLHHMVRNIVGSLVEVGLGRRPETWIADVLAARDRRLAGMTAAADGLYFVGPRYPLAFEIPAPPPWPYPAGS
- the trpB gene encoding tryptophan synthase subunit beta; this encodes MPYDFPDARGHFGPYGGQFVAETLMEPLARLSEAYARLKDDPTFLAELDNDLKHYVGRPSPLYHAERLTAKWGGAQIWLKREDLNHTGAHKINNTVGQALLAKHLGKTRIIAETGAGQHGVASATIAARLGLKCVVYMGAEDVERQSPNVYRMKLLGAEVIPVRSGTQTLKDALNEALRDWVTNVDDTFYVIGTVAGPHPYPMLVRDFNAVVGRELLVQCPARIGRMPDVLVACVGGGSNAIGMFHPFIGMDGVELVGVEAGGYGIDTPDHAAPLSAGTPGVLHGNKTYIMADADGQISNTHSISAGLDYPGVGPEHAWLKDSGRARYVAINDDAALAAFHELTRVEGIIPALEPSHALAYAKVLATELGPDRHIVVNLSGRGDKDIFTIAKREGISLT
- the trpA gene encoding tryptophan synthase subunit alpha; protein product: MSTQSSASGRLNATFARLRADGRKALIPYITAGDPHPGHSVALMHALVAGGADIIELGMPFSDPMADGPVIQLACERALKAGTTLRRTLALVSEFRQTDAQTPVVLMGYLNPIERFGLADFADAADHAGVDGVLIVDLAVEEADAYLPTLTARGLAPIFLVSPTTPIARVATIAEHAAGYLYYVSLKGVTGAANLDVDAVATQVAALRGVTQIPVAVGFGIRSPETAAAVARVADGVVVGSTLVNQIAEGVDQPDGLPAQLTATLAALRRAMDAG
- a CDS encoding phosphoribosylanthranilate isomerase — translated: MNDAAQLRPHRTRIKFCGITRAEDLDLAVALGVDLVGFVLVPQSPRAINAGIAETLRHRLPPGVASVALFKDAPAEWIDAALATFSPDWLQFHGSESAADCARFGRRWFKALAMKGGADLVAASAAFAGAGALLLDGHAPGAMGGSGETFDWQAAQQRLPMPLIVAGGLHPGNVAEAIAVARPFAVDVSSGIESRPGIKDSGKMVDFVAAVRAADALG
- the accD gene encoding acetyl-CoA carboxylase, carboxyltransferase subunit beta, encoding MSWLDKITGSKLVSAAQRTRNVPEGLWIKCDSCHAALYRTELERTLEVCPKCSAHRPIRGRARLQQFLDEDGREELAMDVSPLDPLKFKDGKRYKDRIKAAQSSTDERDALIVMRGRLHGLPLVASAFDFAFMGGSMGSVVGEKFVRGVEAAIQQGSPYICFSSSGGARMQESLFSLFQMAKTSAALAKLSDRGLPFISVLTHPTTGGVSASLAMLGDVNIAEPNALIGFAGARVIEQTVRQKLPEGFQRAEFLLEHGHIDLIIDRREMRERVHRLLAILTHASPLPSSPAAA
- a CDS encoding FimV/HubP family polar landmark protein — its product is MRRFWVASLSVAALIGTSTAMALGLGEIQVRSALNQPFVAQIPLLAVPTDDVDAVRVKLADGADFERMGIERADYLSNLEFKVVAGSPPRIEINASRAVREPFLTFLLDVRSATGRVLREYTVLLDPPPPIIAGRSSDTPAPPPTLPRQVATPSPTTRSPAPTPVVATPAPTAAPTVTPTEVSTAAPTAVPTRASATPPAKTTASDAPSPTPSATQQYTVKPRETLWGVATAVRPDADVEMNQVIYALIMANPTAFDRGRFEGLMKNVTLDVPSRDAMLRTSAQEAQAAVAAMRRSGRIDGRAASAAPRQAPAATARPIATSTPTATSTPTATPTATPTVTATPSATPAPMAADDNPDDASAAAPAVDGTLPGAPAEADADADTAAGTADPSAMDDAETGLDDAGLGPDSDLDTGAEPDEAQTGGVDGVGDVDDPLAVDTERDAAEPAVSGSGADASPGVPLWPLLLLVIVVGLIVVLLVRRRRQASADTASVVPPPPPPAPKKSSPNLNAAPAVGGGAAVSAAPPASVEAAQRQADEAEALFMAAYAEEQADAERTRAQADPANLDDIPDFDAAQVIDAPADKTSSQRDPVESDFNDDFDAGLDPESGWAKADALLSELDAPTPTPTPELPDIPADTTPAAAIDDDPLAQADAHMSFGLYDDALDALDTALEGDPYRAEWLVKRAEVLLDAGRVRAFIAAAKDAKPHVNDAQWQALVEAGRRVAPDAPLFAADAAAQDAVVDVESPAAPLPDDGGLDFSLDDLPSPDPSDVLQAPGATPSAPENFIGFDLKFDAPEPAAAPAAPAAPATPPAAEGDDPGVDFDLSGFDDAPPPAVPTTPLQAAEPGPAIDELDALDDFKLDDFALDKELTPETDAEADSDSLGTGDEAATKLDLARAYVDMGDAEMARALLGEVLVEGNDTQQDEARSLMSRLG
- a CDS encoding Asd/ArgC dimerization domain-containing protein, yielding MSADPLIAVLGADSPVGELLIDALADAGHARRAVLAVNAADIDDDLPDGIAAACADGSVPGAAARLATLARQGVAALGLNDAGEDGWPVMVAADDPLPSQRLQLASSGWVVLAKLLRPLHAAFGVSAVTASVMQPASERGSAALEILGQQTAAVLNFRDPPAGVYPQRIAFNTLPVAPAPERHAAAAAAFWSGAERRIQLQCWDVPVFVGLSISVFITLESDTIDAAAVCACLAKIPGVVVSDATDEVPSPVTLMASDGGVRVRDVHVAERRLQLAVVADNLGIGAAEPAARLLRRLCGSTVR
- a CDS encoding energy-coupling factor transporter transmembrane component T, which encodes MRPLTRVLMLIIIAPALSSLPLADLLVLAFGLITAYAVTEPGALRRLRFGVMRLRWLLLSIVVLYLGFTPGEALTPWTPGLSWEGLWEGSRRILVLVSLLAAVYWLLSVTPVPQLVAALDQLLTPLSRLGVPTGRATALLAFTLSAVDGVEARYRKLKAQGLKGLDLAAAWIAEIERQPPTSTHHVLALPWPRLWEWGLLVLLVLGVWLWPR